The following are from one region of the Paenibacillus sp. KS-LC4 genome:
- a CDS encoding Asp23/Gls24 family envelope stress response protein: MPLTLSTELGRIFITEECIAVMAGSAAMDCYGLVGMASRKQLKDGIAELLGRENLARGVEIRREQDKLYIDLYIIVSYGTKISEVAHNIQTKVKYVMSDVIGLNVDQVHIFVQDVRVST, from the coding sequence ATGCCACTTACGCTCAGCACTGAGCTTGGCCGAATTTTCATAACAGAGGAATGCATTGCCGTTATGGCAGGCTCCGCCGCAATGGATTGTTATGGCCTTGTCGGGATGGCTTCTCGCAAACAATTAAAGGATGGCATTGCCGAGCTCCTGGGCAGAGAGAATTTGGCGCGCGGCGTTGAAATTCGCAGAGAACAAGATAAACTTTATATTGATTTGTATATTATTGTGAGCTACGGTACGAAAATTTCAGAGGTAGCGCATAATATTCAGACGAAGGTGAAATATGTGATGAGCGATGTTATTGGTCTCAATGTGGACCAGGTCCATATATTTGTGCAGGATGTAAGGGTATCTACATAG